The following proteins are encoded in a genomic region of Pseudomonas sp. Os17:
- a CDS encoding NUDIX hydrolase, with product MSEPRIRALALCVFHHQGKILVNQFVDADTQQTLFRPLGGGIDFGEHSARAIVREVQEELGQSISNLRLIGTLESLFTFAGKPGHEIVQVYDARFDDPRVYQRAHLDARESDGAPFVARWHDSRSFSEGSPLVPQGLGELLKNAGLLD from the coding sequence GTGTCTGAACCCCGTATTCGCGCGCTCGCGCTGTGTGTCTTCCACCACCAGGGCAAGATCCTGGTCAATCAGTTCGTTGATGCCGACACGCAACAGACGCTGTTCCGGCCGCTGGGCGGCGGTATCGATTTCGGCGAGCACAGTGCCCGGGCGATTGTCCGCGAGGTGCAGGAGGAATTGGGACAGTCGATCAGCAACCTGCGCCTGATCGGCACCCTGGAAAGCCTGTTCACGTTCGCCGGCAAACCCGGCCATGAAATCGTCCAGGTCTACGACGCCCGCTTCGACGATCCGAGGGTTTACCAGCGCGCCCATCTCGATGCCCGGGAAAGCGACGGCGCCCCGTTCGTTGCCCGCTGGCATGACAGCCGCAGCTTTAGCGAAGGCTCGCCGCTGGTTCCCCAGGGGCTGGGCGAGTTGCTGAAGAACGCCGGGTTGCTCGACTGA
- a CDS encoding cell wall hydrolase encodes MHFIARLTCYGLMLYIAQLLAAEPQPAVQEVAKNKAQVLEQKVADKESPKAEPQAAPITRTEVQAVDPAGQAPVDDAITCLSRTLYWEAKGGESADMEAVADVVLNRLGHEGFPSTLCEVVKQGSEKSPCQFSWWCDGRPDQVQEEGRYSLAKEIARKALNQQLKDRTGGALYFHDRSVSPQWAKSYIKTTEIGNFLFYKPKDLAAR; translated from the coding sequence ATGCACTTCATTGCAAGGCTTACCTGCTACGGTTTGATGCTCTACATCGCCCAGCTCCTGGCCGCCGAGCCGCAACCTGCGGTCCAGGAAGTCGCCAAGAACAAGGCTCAGGTCCTGGAGCAGAAGGTCGCGGACAAAGAGAGTCCCAAGGCCGAGCCCCAGGCGGCCCCCATCACCAGGACGGAAGTCCAGGCTGTGGATCCCGCCGGACAGGCACCGGTGGACGATGCCATCACCTGTCTGTCGCGGACCCTGTATTGGGAAGCCAAAGGAGGGGAGTCTGCCGATATGGAAGCGGTGGCCGATGTGGTCCTGAACCGCCTGGGTCATGAGGGTTTTCCGTCTACCCTGTGCGAAGTGGTCAAGCAAGGCTCGGAAAAAAGTCCCTGCCAGTTCTCCTGGTGGTGCGATGGCCGTCCCGACCAGGTGCAAGAGGAGGGGCGTTATAGCCTGGCCAAGGAGATTGCGCGCAAGGCGCTGAATCAGCAGCTCAAGGACCGCACCGGCGGCGCCCTGTACTTTCACGACCGCAGCGTTTCACCGCAGTGGGCCAAGAGCTACATCAAGACCACTGAAATCGGCAATTTCCTGTTCTACAAACCCAAGGACCTGGCGGCGCGCTAG
- a CDS encoding GFA family protein: protein MQIPHQGSCLCGAVTYQVSGALKAVAHCHCRKCQKGHAAAFASYASTPRANLHVSDSGAALKGYESSPGVLRQFCCHCGSSLFWQDARGEYAEWISIAIATLDTPFTAPKQKHHCVAMKASWHAITDHYPQLP from the coding sequence ATGCAAATCCCCCATCAAGGCAGCTGCCTGTGCGGCGCGGTGACTTATCAAGTATCCGGCGCGTTGAAAGCCGTCGCCCACTGCCACTGCCGCAAGTGCCAGAAAGGCCACGCCGCGGCCTTTGCCTCCTACGCCAGCACGCCGCGCGCGAATCTGCACGTCAGCGACTCCGGCGCCGCCCTCAAGGGCTATGAGTCCTCCCCTGGCGTGCTGCGCCAGTTCTGCTGCCACTGTGGCTCATCACTGTTCTGGCAAGATGCCCGAGGCGAATACGCCGAGTGGATTTCAATCGCCATCGCCACCCTGGATACGCCCTTCACAGCGCCCAAGCAGAAGCACCACTGCGTGGCAATGAAGGCCAGCTGGCATGCCATCACCGATCACTACCCGCAACTGCCCTGA
- a CDS encoding TetR/AcrR family transcriptional regulator has product MSKHPVAPPLNPRKAPSQRRSAHTVEAILEAAARILETQGLTACSTNAVAQRAGVSIGSLYQYFPNRDALTVALIERETAQLLRDIQAASDLSGALERIRAMVQAAVAHQLRRPELARVIDFEERRLPLQERHQRVAQVIHQALVEALQLADAPWVLDDVTTVAHDLFALTHGMIDAAGERGETDALNLEHRVMRAIRGYLALSGE; this is encoded by the coding sequence ATGTCAAAACACCCTGTCGCTCCCCCCTTGAACCCGCGTAAAGCCCCGAGTCAGCGTCGTTCGGCGCACACCGTCGAGGCCATTCTGGAAGCCGCTGCTCGCATTCTGGAAACCCAGGGGCTCACTGCCTGCTCCACCAATGCCGTGGCGCAACGGGCCGGGGTCAGCATCGGCTCGCTGTATCAGTACTTTCCCAATCGTGATGCCCTGACCGTGGCTCTGATCGAGCGCGAGACCGCGCAACTGCTGCGCGACATCCAGGCGGCCAGCGATCTCAGCGGCGCCCTGGAGCGCATCCGCGCCATGGTCCAGGCCGCGGTGGCCCACCAGTTGCGCCGGCCGGAACTGGCCCGGGTCATCGATTTCGAGGAACGGCGGCTGCCGTTGCAGGAGCGCCATCAGCGAGTGGCCCAGGTCATTCATCAAGCCCTGGTCGAGGCCTTGCAACTGGCCGATGCGCCATGGGTGCTCGATGACGTGACCACGGTGGCCCATGACCTGTTCGCCCTGACCCACGGCATGATTGACGCCGCGGGTGAGCGAGGTGAAACCGATGCCCTGAACCTGGAGCACCGGGTCATGCGCGCCATCCGCGGCTACCTGGCGCTGAGCGGGGAATGA
- a CDS encoding barstar family protein: MTRPQLLEIDVRDLVTARELHLALRDALGLPQWYGCNWDAFWDAISGLVEMPLQLRISGWHSLSRRLPDDARLMEQCLRRLQTQYPAWAAQLQFD; encoded by the coding sequence ATGACTCGCCCGCAGTTGCTGGAAATCGATGTACGCGACCTGGTCACGGCCCGTGAGCTGCACCTGGCCTTGCGCGATGCCTTGGGCTTGCCCCAGTGGTATGGCTGCAACTGGGATGCCTTCTGGGATGCCATTTCCGGGCTGGTGGAGATGCCGCTGCAGTTGCGCATCAGCGGCTGGCACAGCCTCTCCCGACGCTTGCCGGACGATGCGCGGCTGATGGAACAATGCCTGCGGCGCCTGCAGACCCAGTACCCGGCATGGGCTGCGCAACTGCAGTTCGATTGA
- a CDS encoding OmpW/AlkL family protein: MRKLTLLSTSLLLSALAVSTAQAFEAGDIIVRAGAVTVDPRESSSSVKVDRGALAGTSLGGKASLGSDTQLGLNFAYMLTNHLAVELLAATPFEHNVSLSGTAGGIADGKLGSLKHLPPTLSLLYYPMHSKSAFQPYVGAGLNYTWIYDEKVGSRASAAGFDNFRAGNSWGWAAQVGMDYMLSDRLMLNAQMRYIDINTDAYVNNSQLGVRSKVNVDVDPFVYMVGLGYKF, translated from the coding sequence ATGCGTAAATTGACCCTTCTGAGTACCAGCCTGCTGTTGTCTGCCCTGGCCGTTTCCACGGCCCAGGCCTTCGAGGCCGGCGACATTATTGTCCGTGCCGGCGCGGTGACGGTGGACCCGCGCGAGAGCAGCTCCAGTGTCAAGGTCGATCGCGGCGCCCTGGCCGGCACCAGCCTGGGCGGCAAGGCCAGCCTGGGCAGCGATACCCAATTGGGCCTGAACTTCGCCTACATGCTGACCAACCATCTGGCGGTGGAACTGCTGGCGGCGACCCCCTTTGAACACAACGTGAGCCTCAGCGGCACCGCCGGCGGTATCGCCGATGGCAAGCTTGGCTCCCTCAAGCACCTGCCACCGACCCTGAGCCTGCTGTACTACCCGATGCACAGCAAATCGGCGTTCCAGCCCTATGTGGGGGCGGGGCTCAACTACACCTGGATCTACGATGAAAAGGTCGGCAGCCGGGCTTCCGCCGCCGGTTTCGACAACTTCCGCGCCGGCAATTCCTGGGGCTGGGCGGCACAAGTGGGCATGGACTACATGCTCAGCGACCGGCTGATGCTCAATGCGCAGATGCGCTACATCGACATCAACACCGATGCCTATGTGAACAACAGCCAGCTCGGGGTGCGCTCCAAGGTCAACGTGGATGTCGACCCGTTCGTGTACATGGTGGGGTTGGGCTACAAGTTCTAG
- the yfcF gene encoding glutathione transferase — protein MTDARPRLYVDAQFTSPYALSVFVALREKGIDFELIPLDLDAGENRAPDYARLSQTQRVPTLVHDGFALSESSAITEYLEELFPEIPVYPQDRQQRAKARQVQAWLRSDLLPIRQERSTLVVFYGCKGEPLSPPAQAAVAKLIDTAQALLAQGRDCLFGQWSIADVDLALMLNRLILNGDPMPARLVDYARRQWQHPAVQEWLQLPRPAL, from the coding sequence GTGACCGACGCCCGTCCACGCCTGTACGTCGATGCCCAGTTCACCAGCCCCTATGCCCTGTCAGTGTTCGTGGCGTTGCGGGAAAAAGGCATCGACTTCGAACTCATCCCCCTTGACCTCGATGCCGGTGAGAATCGCGCCCCGGACTATGCCCGGCTGTCCCAGACCCAGCGGGTGCCGACCCTGGTGCATGACGGCTTTGCCCTGTCCGAATCCTCGGCCATCACCGAATACCTGGAGGAGCTGTTCCCCGAAATACCCGTCTATCCCCAAGATCGACAACAGCGAGCCAAGGCCCGCCAGGTCCAGGCCTGGCTGCGTAGCGATTTGCTGCCGATCCGCCAGGAGCGCTCGACCCTGGTGGTGTTCTATGGCTGCAAGGGCGAACCTCTGTCGCCACCCGCCCAAGCGGCGGTGGCCAAGCTGATCGATACGGCGCAAGCGCTGTTGGCGCAGGGTCGTGACTGTCTGTTCGGCCAGTGGTCGATTGCCGATGTCGACCTGGCGCTGATGCTCAACCGGCTGATTCTCAACGGTGACCCGATGCCGGCGCGCCTGGTGGACTATGCCCGCCGCCAATGGCAGCACCCGGCGGTGCAGGAATGGCTGCAACTGCCACGCCCGGCGCTGTAG
- a CDS encoding darcynin family protein, whose product MSVAVLSVFMLVKTTPEWLGFSVEERFHLMRTQMEPILQKHSAEVSMRFFDIEFYSARVTDLWWWQASSHHAYELLVEELRETPFWDRYFSIVEILPGVENAYAKNYDQRPLLAS is encoded by the coding sequence ATGTCTGTCGCCGTGCTCAGCGTATTCATGCTGGTCAAGACCACCCCGGAGTGGCTGGGATTCTCCGTCGAGGAGCGCTTTCATCTGATGCGTACCCAGATGGAGCCGATTCTGCAGAAGCACTCGGCAGAGGTGTCCATGCGCTTTTTCGATATCGAGTTCTATTCGGCCCGGGTCACCGATCTCTGGTGGTGGCAGGCCAGCAGCCATCACGCCTATGAGCTGTTGGTGGAAGAACTGCGGGAAACGCCGTTCTGGGATCGCTACTTCTCGATAGTGGAAATTCTTCCCGGCGTAGAGAACGCCTATGCCAAGAACTATGACCAGCGGCCGTTGCTGGCCTCCTGA
- a CDS encoding methyltransferase family protein, producing MQALENRVPPPLVALAFGGLMGGASLGLPGLDLAWSTRLLLALPVVGAGLLFVLAGGISFRRARTTVNPLKPEAASALVTSGIYRYTRNPMYVGFALWLLAWGLYLASPLVLPGVLGFVLYMNRLQIAPEERALEQLFGADFADYRQRVRRWL from the coding sequence ATGCAGGCACTGGAAAACAGGGTTCCGCCACCGCTGGTCGCGCTGGCGTTCGGCGGGCTGATGGGCGGCGCATCGCTAGGGCTGCCGGGACTTGACCTGGCCTGGAGCACACGCCTGTTGTTGGCGCTGCCTGTGGTCGGGGCGGGGCTGCTGTTCGTCCTGGCGGGCGGAATCTCGTTCCGGCGTGCCCGGACCACGGTCAACCCCTTGAAACCCGAAGCGGCCTCAGCGTTGGTCACGTCGGGCATCTACCGCTACACCCGCAACCCGATGTATGTCGGCTTTGCCCTGTGGTTGCTGGCCTGGGGGCTGTACCTGGCCTCGCCCCTGGTGCTGCCGGGCGTCCTGGGCTTTGTCCTGTACATGAACCGTTTGCAGATCGCTCCCGAAGAACGGGCGCTCGAGCAGTTGTTTGGCGCTGATTTTGCGGACTATCGACAGCGCGTGCGGCGCTGGCTGTGA
- a CDS encoding ClbS/DfsB family four-helix bundle protein: MAIPQDKEQLLKAIDSHFNALSRVLDQVPPARVDERSLEGHVKGTQISVSELVAYLLGWNERVLDWLEKDLAGLPMAFPAVGFKWNQLGPLAQKFYRDYAAMAYPQKRQRLDAAKQRIVSLIRQRDNAALYQCPWYAKWTLGRMIQLNTAAPYANARGRLRRWLKQHSAP, translated from the coding sequence ATGGCGATTCCCCAGGACAAGGAACAACTGCTCAAGGCCATCGACAGCCACTTCAATGCCTTGAGCCGGGTGCTGGATCAAGTGCCCCCGGCGCGGGTCGACGAACGCAGCCTGGAAGGCCACGTCAAGGGCACGCAGATCAGCGTCTCCGAGCTGGTGGCCTACCTGCTGGGCTGGAACGAGCGGGTACTGGACTGGCTGGAAAAGGACCTGGCCGGCCTGCCCATGGCCTTTCCGGCTGTCGGCTTCAAGTGGAACCAGCTGGGCCCGCTCGCGCAGAAGTTCTACCGCGACTATGCCGCCATGGCCTACCCGCAAAAGCGCCAACGCCTCGACGCGGCCAAGCAACGAATCGTCAGCCTGATCCGGCAGCGTGACAATGCCGCGCTCTATCAATGCCCCTGGTACGCAAAGTGGACCCTGGGCCGGATGATCCAGCTCAATACCGCCGCGCCCTACGCCAACGCCCGCGGACGCTTGCGCCGCTGGCTCAAGCAGCACAGCGCCCCATGA
- a CDS encoding GNAT family N-acetyltransferase codes for MSDFPVIRTPRLILRELCPADVPALFAIHSDAEAMQWFGTDPITDDRQAEQLLALFAGWRSLPNPGVRWGIERQSDPGLLGTCGLFKWNRQWRSCAIGFELARAAQGQGVMTEALEAILDWGFARMALNRIEAQVHPQNLASLRLLERMVFVREGLSRQAGYWLGAHHDLVQYGLLRADWSSPAPLAAHVV; via the coding sequence ATGAGCGACTTTCCGGTTATCCGTACCCCACGCCTGATCCTCAGGGAACTGTGCCCGGCCGATGTCCCGGCGTTGTTCGCGATTCACAGCGATGCCGAGGCCATGCAGTGGTTCGGCACCGACCCCATCACGGATGACCGGCAGGCCGAGCAATTGCTGGCACTGTTCGCCGGTTGGCGGAGCTTGCCCAACCCGGGCGTTCGCTGGGGCATCGAGCGCCAGTCCGATCCCGGCCTGCTGGGCACCTGTGGCCTGTTCAAATGGAACCGCCAGTGGCGCAGCTGCGCCATCGGTTTCGAGCTGGCGCGTGCAGCGCAAGGGCAGGGGGTGATGACCGAGGCGCTGGAGGCCATCCTCGACTGGGGCTTTGCCCGCATGGCGTTGAATCGGATCGAGGCCCAGGTGCACCCGCAGAACCTGGCGAGCCTTAGGTTGCTGGAGCGGATGGTGTTTGTTCGCGAAGGGCTTTCCCGCCAGGCGGGGTATTGGCTGGGAGCTCATCATGATCTGGTGCAGTACGGCTTGTTGAGGGCCGATTGGTCCAGCCCGGCGCCGCTCGCCGCGCATGTTGTGTAA
- the valS gene encoding valine--tRNA ligase produces the protein MITGGCYVTVKRVTATLCPIATPSLEHLETRWSQRWLEEGTYAFDRSATRDAVYSIDTPPPTASGSLHVGHVFSYTHTDIIARFQRMRGKAVFYPMGWDDNGLPTERRVENYYGVRCEPLAPYQPQLQPPARVAERRADYAPVSRRNFVELCHQLTAVDEQAFRRLFIQLGLSVDWGLTYATIDERAQRVSQRALLRNYRRGELYSQQAPCLWDLTFQTAVAQAELEEREVAGAYHDLRFEGIEGPDLSIATTRPELLAACVALVAHPDDPRYQGRFGQHLRSPLFEVEVPLLAHALADPQKGSGLAMVCTFGDLTDVLWWRELQLPTRSIIGADGRLLAQVPDWLATPAARQAYQALAGRSLPQARKTLLALLRECGALLGEPRPIRHGVKFFEKGDQPLEIVATRQWYLRNGGRSAELRQQLLGRGQALEWHPPFMRSRYEHWVGGLNGDWLISRQRVFGVPLPFWYPLDAQGEADYDRPILADEASLPVDPTLDTPAGYRPEQRGQPHGFIGERDIMDTWATSSLTPQIAAGWEEDHDLFARVYPMDLRPQGHDIIRTWLFSTLVRSHFEAAAVPWKHVALSGWILDPDRKKMSKSRGNVVTPQGLLEQYGSDAVRYWAALGRPGSDTAFEEQQMKIGRRLALKLFNLSKLVFGVPGDPQGPVEQRLDQAMLQRLGAVTAAAEAALEGYDYSSALIGIEGFFWWFCDDYVELVKRRAYRPEGHSARNALAAALSVLQRLFAPFLPFVCEEVWRCWQPGSVHRAPWPEAQVAEDYVEPLLEAVSAALAAIRKAKSDARQSMKAAVARVELVQHAPLLESLQWARQDLIEAGQVASLVFIEGAQPQVRVWLQD, from the coding sequence GTGATAACAGGAGGATGCTATGTCACCGTTAAACGTGTAACCGCAACGCTTTGCCCCATCGCCACACCCTCGCTTGAACACCTCGAAACACGCTGGTCCCAGCGCTGGCTGGAAGAGGGCACCTACGCCTTCGATCGCAGTGCCACCCGGGACGCGGTCTACTCCATCGACACACCGCCACCCACGGCCTCGGGCTCGTTGCACGTCGGCCATGTGTTCAGCTACACCCACACCGATATCATCGCGCGCTTCCAACGCATGCGCGGCAAGGCCGTGTTCTATCCCATGGGCTGGGACGACAACGGTTTGCCCACCGAACGCCGGGTCGAGAACTACTACGGCGTGCGCTGCGAGCCCCTGGCGCCTTACCAGCCGCAGTTGCAGCCACCGGCCCGGGTCGCCGAGCGCCGCGCCGACTATGCGCCGGTCAGCCGGCGCAACTTTGTCGAGCTGTGCCACCAGTTGACCGCCGTCGACGAGCAGGCCTTTCGCCGCTTGTTCATACAACTGGGCCTGTCGGTGGACTGGGGCCTGACCTACGCCACCATCGATGAGCGTGCGCAACGGGTCAGCCAGCGCGCCTTGCTGCGCAACTACCGGCGCGGCGAGCTCTACAGCCAGCAGGCGCCCTGCCTGTGGGACCTGACCTTCCAGACCGCCGTGGCCCAGGCCGAGCTGGAGGAGCGGGAGGTGGCCGGGGCCTATCACGACCTGCGCTTTGAAGGCATCGAGGGACCGGACCTGAGCATTGCCACCACCCGTCCCGAATTGCTCGCGGCCTGTGTGGCGCTGGTGGCGCATCCGGACGATCCGCGTTACCAGGGGCGCTTCGGCCAGCACCTGCGCTCGCCGCTGTTCGAGGTCGAGGTGCCGTTGCTGGCCCACGCCCTGGCCGACCCGCAGAAGGGCAGCGGGCTGGCGATGGTCTGTACCTTTGGCGACCTGACCGATGTGCTCTGGTGGCGCGAACTGCAACTGCCGACCCGCTCGATCATCGGCGCGGACGGTCGGCTGCTGGCCCAGGTTCCCGACTGGCTGGCCACTCCGGCCGCGCGCCAGGCCTATCAAGCGCTGGCCGGGCGCAGCCTGCCCCAGGCGCGCAAGACGTTGCTGGCGTTGTTGCGCGAATGCGGCGCCTTGCTGGGCGAGCCACGGCCGATCCGTCACGGGGTGAAGTTTTTCGAGAAGGGCGACCAGCCCCTGGAGATCGTCGCCACGCGCCAGTGGTACCTGCGCAACGGTGGGCGCAGCGCTGAACTGCGCCAGCAGTTGCTCGGTCGCGGCCAGGCCCTGGAGTGGCATCCGCCGTTCATGCGCAGCCGCTACGAGCATTGGGTCGGCGGCCTCAATGGCGACTGGCTGATCAGCCGCCAGCGGGTGTTCGGCGTGCCGCTTCCGTTCTGGTATCCCCTGGATGCCCAGGGCGAAGCGGACTACGACAGGCCGATCCTGGCAGATGAAGCCTCGCTGCCGGTGGACCCGACCCTGGACACGCCAGCGGGCTACCGCCCCGAGCAACGCGGCCAGCCCCATGGCTTTATCGGCGAGCGGGACATCATGGACACCTGGGCCACCAGCTCCCTGACCCCGCAGATCGCCGCCGGCTGGGAGGAGGACCACGACCTGTTTGCCCGGGTCTACCCCATGGACCTGCGCCCCCAGGGCCACGACATCATCCGCACCTGGCTGTTCTCGACCCTGGTGCGCAGCCACTTCGAGGCGGCCGCGGTGCCCTGGAAGCATGTGGCGCTGTCGGGCTGGATCCTCGATCCGGACCGCAAGAAGATGTCCAAGTCCCGTGGCAATGTGGTCACGCCCCAGGGCTTGCTGGAGCAATACGGCAGCGATGCCGTGCGCTATTGGGCGGCCCTCGGGCGCCCGGGCAGCGACACCGCCTTCGAAGAGCAGCAGATGAAGATCGGCCGGCGCCTGGCGCTGAAGTTGTTCAACCTGTCGAAGCTGGTATTCGGCGTGCCGGGCGACCCGCAGGGACCGGTCGAGCAGCGGCTGGACCAGGCCATGCTGCAACGCCTGGGAGCGGTCACCGCCGCCGCCGAGGCGGCGCTGGAGGGCTACGACTACAGCAGCGCGCTGATTGGCATCGAGGGCTTCTTCTGGTGGTTCTGCGATGACTATGTCGAGCTGGTCAAACGCCGCGCCTATCGCCCCGAGGGCCACTCGGCGCGCAACGCCCTGGCGGCGGCCTTGAGTGTCCTGCAACGTTTGTTCGCGCCGTTTCTGCCCTTTGTCTGTGAGGAGGTCTGGCGTTGCTGGCAGCCGGGTTCGGTGCACCGGGCCCCGTGGCCCGAGGCGCAGGTGGCCGAGGACTATGTCGAGCCGTTGCTGGAGGCGGTCAGTGCCGCGCTGGCGGCCATTCGCAAGGCCAAGTCCGATGCCCGGCAGTCGATGAAGGCCGCAGTGGCGCGCGTTGAGCTGGTGCAGCACGCGCCGCTGCTGGAGTCCCTGCAATGGGCCCGTCAGGACCTGATCGAGGCGGGGCAGGTGGCCAGCCTGGTGTTCATCGAAGGCGCGCAGCCTCAGGTGCGGGTCTGGTTGCAGGATTGA
- a CDS encoding cyclic-phosphate processing receiver domain-containing protein: MKIYLDDERQTPPGWIRTYWPDEVIALLKDGGVEQISLDHDLGDDARGTGYDVILWIEEAVALQGFCPPQIHIHSANASAVEKMRAGVQAINRLARDNGCRQPTDNRGH; this comes from the coding sequence ATGAAAATCTACCTCGACGACGAACGCCAGACCCCGCCCGGCTGGATTCGCACCTACTGGCCGGACGAAGTCATCGCGCTGCTCAAAGACGGCGGCGTCGAACAGATCAGCCTCGACCACGACCTCGGAGATGACGCGCGCGGCACCGGTTACGACGTGATCCTGTGGATCGAAGAAGCGGTGGCGCTGCAGGGGTTCTGTCCGCCGCAGATTCATATCCACTCGGCCAATGCCTCCGCCGTGGAAAAGATGCGCGCGGGGGTGCAAGCGATCAATCGGCTGGCCCGCGACAACGGATGCCGCCAACCCACCGACAACAGAGGCCACTGA
- a CDS encoding DMP19 family protein, with product MNLSPITHVSFDAEMLCLGWADGLHLRQPLSRYRFLQEATPEQRVDFQIEHRGRRVSWPQLAESGVSVEAIDWIWEHLCNESMARLQAVEWQLDRLSADDQAIVALWRLEADGYNGGFLQFFCNWGEQTCELALDTLAAIGARNTRRLVSRQRQLLGPLEHHPPLQRLWDLPELLSDEQHELISGELDEQLWSAMEEVPALAVKYFYLG from the coding sequence ATGAACCTCAGCCCCATCACCCATGTCAGCTTCGACGCCGAAATGCTCTGCCTCGGCTGGGCCGATGGCCTGCACCTGCGGCAGCCGTTGAGTCGCTACCGATTCCTGCAAGAGGCCACGCCCGAGCAGCGGGTGGACTTTCAGATCGAGCACCGAGGGCGTCGGGTGTCCTGGCCGCAGTTGGCAGAGTCGGGTGTCAGCGTCGAGGCCATCGATTGGATTTGGGAGCACCTGTGCAATGAGTCCATGGCGCGCTTGCAGGCCGTGGAGTGGCAGCTCGACCGGTTGTCGGCGGACGATCAAGCCATCGTCGCGCTCTGGCGCCTGGAGGCGGACGGTTACAACGGCGGCTTCCTGCAGTTCTTCTGCAATTGGGGCGAGCAGACCTGTGAGCTGGCGCTGGACACCCTGGCGGCCATCGGTGCGCGCAACACCCGCAGGCTGGTCAGCCGCCAGCGGCAGTTGCTCGGACCTCTTGAACATCACCCGCCACTGCAGCGGTTGTGGGACCTTCCCGAGCTGCTGAGCGACGAGCAGCATGAGTTGATCAGCGGCGAGCTGGACGAGCAGCTGTGGTCGGCGATGGAGGAGGTGCCGGCGTTGGCGGTGAAGTATTTTTACCTTGGTTGA
- a CDS encoding EcsC family protein: protein MEKPVSIKDSPEDYQDLKRAVSLLESPSLTARLSGLLGSPIESAVKALPNWVSAKINGAVVAALHTSADAALWSLENTPKKQASTLLHKVYAATSGAVGGAFGFVALFVELPISTTIMMRSVADVARSEGFDLEDFATKQACIEVFAMGGNSQADDATETGYYITRSFTTQAMQQLSKELAAIAARQGAGAAGRLSPGQVGKWLALLIEKVASRYGVTISSKFAAQAVPVIGAFTGATINALFTDFYQDMARGHFIVKRLEHKYGFEPIKGEYALILGKRLAG, encoded by the coding sequence ATGGAGAAGCCGGTGAGCATCAAAGACAGTCCCGAGGATTATCAGGACCTGAAGCGGGCGGTCAGCCTGCTGGAATCCCCTTCATTGACCGCGCGCCTGTCCGGCCTGCTCGGCTCGCCGATTGAAAGCGCGGTCAAGGCCTTGCCCAATTGGGTGTCCGCAAAGATCAACGGCGCGGTGGTGGCTGCGCTGCATACCTCGGCCGATGCCGCGCTGTGGAGCCTGGAGAACACCCCGAAAAAACAGGCCTCGACGCTCTTGCACAAAGTCTATGCCGCCACTTCCGGCGCGGTGGGCGGCGCTTTCGGGTTTGTCGCGCTGTTCGTCGAGCTGCCCATTTCCACCACCATCATGATGCGCTCGGTGGCCGATGTGGCCCGCAGCGAAGGCTTCGACCTGGAGGACTTCGCCACCAAGCAGGCGTGCATCGAAGTGTTCGCCATGGGCGGCAACAGCCAGGCCGACGACGCCACCGAGACCGGCTATTACATCACCCGCAGCTTCACCACCCAGGCCATGCAGCAATTGTCCAAGGAGCTGGCGGCCATTGCCGCCCGGCAAGGCGCCGGGGCGGCCGGCAGGCTGTCTCCGGGGCAGGTGGGCAAGTGGCTGGCGCTGTTGATCGAGAAGGTCGCCAGCCGTTACGGCGTGACCATTTCCAGCAAGTTCGCGGCCCAGGCAGTGCCGGTGATCGGCGCCTTTACCGGCGCCACCATCAATGCGCTGTTCACCGACTTCTATCAGGACATGGCCCGCGGGCACTTCATCGTCAAGCGCCTGGAGCACAAGTACGGCTTTGAGCCGATCAAGGGCGAGTATGCGCTCATCCTGGGCAAGCGCTTGGCAGGCTAG